GTAGCCCACGCCAAAGACCAGGACAGCGGTCGCGACGTAGAACAGAAGCGCGTAAATGACCGTCAACGCAGTGATCGAATGCATCGATTGCTCCAGACTAAAACCCCGGAAGGCGGGCAGGGCGAGAAAACCCGCCCTGCCACTGCCGGGTCCCCGGAATTAAACGCAGCCAGTCGGCTTCGGGAGACCAGCGTACTTACAGGCCTGCTTCGCCGGGCCATACGGGAACAGCTCGTACAGGTACTTGCTGTTGCCCTTGTCCGGGCCAAGCTTCTTGCCAATGGCCTTGGTCAGAACGCGGACCGCCGGGGCGATCTGGTATTCGTCATAGTACTCACGCAGGAAGTTGATCACTTCCCAGTGGTTTTCGGACAGTTCGCAATCGTCGGCCTTGGCCATTACCTTTGCGACTTCCTCGTTCCAGTCATTGCGATCGGCGAGGTAACCTTCCTCATCGACCTCAATCGACTTGCCTGCTACATCAATCGTTGCCATGGTTCTACTCCTATCAAGTTAAACTACGCAGTATCAAAGCCAGGACTGCACGCAGGTACTGTCTGCGGCCAGGTCCACGAAGCCGGTGTAGTCCACCATCTTGATGCCATCGATCATCTTGTCCTGGATGCCACGGGCTTCCACGTCGGGACCGAGGGCGCAGAAGGTGAACTTCTTCATCGCTTCTTCCACTTTCGAACTCATCCCGCTTCCCTTCAACGCCGCATAGACGCCGTCTTCGATCAACAGGATTGTGCTCCCTTCTTT
The sequence above is drawn from the Acidiferrobacteraceae bacterium genome and encodes:
- a CDS encoding TusE/DsrC/DsvC family sulfur relay protein, coding for MATIDVAGKSIEVDEEGYLADRNDWNEEVAKVMAKADDCELSENHWEVINFLREYYDEYQIAPAVRVLTKAIGKKLGPDKGNSKYLYELFPYGPAKQACKYAGLPKPTGCV
- the tusB gene encoding sulfurtransferase complex subunit TusB, whose product is MTMLHTVNKSPYQKNSLDTCLRLAKEGSTILLIEDGVYAALKGSGMSSKVEEAMKKFTFCALGPDVEARGIQDKMIDGIKMVDYTGFVDLAADSTCVQSWL